The proteins below come from a single Candidatus Poribacteria bacterium genomic window:
- the pyk gene encoding pyruvate kinase codes for MKRTKIVCTIGPASNDLETIQRMIESGMNVARINFSHGTHEEHLLQMRAVREASRATGIPIAIMQDLCGPKIRVGEIEGTIELKVGSQVILSGEDKAESQGRIPISHPQLAGDVKRGDRIMLADGEMELRVLDTDGIEVRCEVVVGGELSSHKGINVPGVSLSVPSVTEKDIRDLKFGLKHGVDWVAVSFVRSAEDILNVKERIERSGMDVHVIAKMEKHEAVERMDEIITVSDGVMVARGDLGVEIPLSDVPVVQKEIIRKANGQGKPVITATQMLQSMIQQPYPTRAEVSDIANAIFDGTDAVMLSGETAIGRFPVKSVEVMAEVACKAEEAIDYVGMMEERRMTPEEDVPDAISHAACYIALDIGAKAIICCTRSGQTARLVAKYRPHAPIIVVTPRETTLRRLTLMWGVYPFLIEEISDTDRLIERAKQVALRSCMVSKGDRVVIVAGLPTDIPGTTNAIKADVL; via the coding sequence TTGAAGCGAACGAAGATCGTCTGCACGATAGGCCCTGCCAGCAATGATCTGGAGACCATCCAAAGGATGATCGAGAGCGGGATGAACGTCGCCCGGATAAACTTTTCACACGGCACCCATGAGGAACATCTGCTCCAGATGAGGGCCGTGAGGGAGGCTTCCAGAGCGACCGGCATCCCGATAGCGATAATGCAGGATTTATGCGGTCCGAAGATAAGGGTGGGCGAGATCGAAGGGACAATCGAGCTCAAGGTAGGAAGCCAGGTCATACTGAGCGGCGAGGATAAAGCTGAATCGCAGGGTCGAATACCGATAAGCCATCCCCAGCTCGCCGGAGATGTCAAAAGGGGAGATAGGATAATGCTCGCCGACGGCGAGATGGAGCTAAGGGTTCTGGATACCGACGGGATCGAGGTGCGATGTGAGGTGGTGGTCGGGGGCGAGCTGAGCTCTCACAAGGGGATAAATGTGCCGGGTGTCTCACTGAGCGTGCCATCCGTGACGGAGAAGGATATAAGAGACCTGAAGTTCGGATTGAAACACGGCGTCGATTGGGTCGCCGTCTCGTTCGTCCGATCCGCCGAGGATATCCTGAACGTTAAGGAGAGGATAGAGAGGAGCGGGATGGATGTGCACGTGATAGCGAAGATGGAGAAACACGAGGCGGTGGAGAGGATGGACGAGATAATCACAGTCTCCGACGGTGTGATGGTCGCTAGGGGAGATCTGGGTGTGGAGATACCGCTTAGCGATGTGCCGGTCGTTCAGAAGGAGATCATCCGCAAGGCGAACGGACAGGGGAAACCGGTCATCACGGCCACGCAGATGTTACAGAGCATGATCCAGCAGCCTTATCCGACGAGGGCGGAGGTGAGCGACATAGCCAATGCGATATTCGACGGGACGGATGCAGTGATGCTTTCGGGCGAGACGGCTATCGGGAGATTTCCCGTCAAATCGGTTGAGGTGATGGCAGAGGTGGCCTGTAAGGCTGAGGAGGCGATAGATTACGTCGGGATGATGGAGGAGCGGAGGATGACACCTGAGGAGGATGTGCCGGACGCCATAAGCCACGCTGCCTGTTACATCGCCTTGGATATCGGCGCAAAGGCCATCATCTGCTGCACCCGATCCGGTCAGACGGCCAGGCTCGTCGCGAAATATCGGCCCCACGCGCCGATAATCGTCGTCACGCCCAGGGAGACGACCCTGAGACGGCTGACGTTGATGTGGGGCGTGTATCCCTTCCTGATAGAGGAGATATCAGATACGGACCGGCTGATCGAAAGGGCCAAACAGGTCGCCCTTCGCTCCTGTATGGTCTCCAAAGGGGACAGGGTGGTGATCGTGGCCGGCCTTCCGACCGATATCCCCGGCACTACCAACGCCATCAAGGCCGATGTGCTTTAA
- a CDS encoding cyclase family protein: MFIMLSHVLREEDPAFGREVSLKIHQRSSFETGVCQTYLIEFGNHDGTHIDAPNHFNPNGRPIADFSPDELVFRSPKVLDIPKEGPSLIELDEIKGFGDLSGYDMLLIRTGYARIRSKDPQKFSRRSPCLSPDAASFIVEELKEVRCVGVDCVSVGSPAFPGESVLTHRILTGCEGYGSRYVLIVEDMNLDQDLSRLKRVIVVPLFVEGVDSMPCTVLGEV, from the coding sequence ATGTTTATAATGCTCTCACATGTGCTTAGAGAGGAAGATCCCGCCTTTGGACGGGAGGTCTCGCTGAAGATCCATCAAAGATCGTCCTTCGAGACGGGCGTATGTCAGACCTATCTGATTGAGTTTGGGAATCACGACGGAACCCATATCGACGCTCCCAACCATTTCAACCCCAATGGCAGGCCCATAGCTGATTTCTCACCGGATGAGCTGGTCTTCCGATCGCCCAAGGTGCTCGACATACCAAAGGAGGGGCCGTCGTTGATTGAGCTGGATGAGATCAAAGGGTTTGGCGACCTTTCAGGATACGATATGCTCCTCATCCGGACCGGATATGCTCGAATCCGCAGTAAAGATCCCCAGAAGTTCAGCCGTCGATCCCCTTGCCTCTCACCCGACGCCGCCAGTTTCATCGTCGAGGAACTCAAGGAGGTCAGATGTGTGGGCGTAGATTGCGTATCGGTCGGATCGCCCGCCTTCCCGGGGGAAAGCGTCCTGACACATCGTATCCTGACCGGATGCGAGGGCTACGGCTCAAGATACGTGCTGATCGTGGAGGATATGAATCTAGATCAGGATCTTTCGAGGCTGAAGAGGGTGATCGTCGTCCCCCTTTTCGTGGAGGGGGTCGACAGTATGCCCTGCACCGTGCTGGGTGAGGTGTAA